A single region of the Pontibacter kalidii genome encodes:
- the brnQ gene encoding branched-chain amino acid transport system II carrier protein → MHSTTNLSFKETFFIGLMLFAIFFGAGNLIFPLSLGQAAGENLVPAIVGFLLTGVGLPLLGVIAIGISKNEDVASISAKVHPVFGLLFPVVIYLTLGPLFAVPRTGTVSYEIGIVPFLPEALRTSAWGMALYSVVFFTITYLLALNPSKIVDRIGKILTPVLLLILFVLLTKSVADPLGSTQLPVGLYESAPFFKGFQEGYLTMDTIGSFVFGLIVINTIRAKGVESTRQIAKVTATAGFVAAAGLAIVYIGLAYTGATSVETLGHLENGGLIITNVSNLHFGLLGNMILGVAITFACLTTSIGLIVACASFFNTLRPSISYKTYVLILTAVSAVISNVGLTQIISFSIPVLVAIYPIVIVLIALTLMGSALKNRNTVYTWAVLFTGIISLFDGIKAAGFELGILAFLGEHLPLFSLGMGWLIPAILGGIIGYGLSFRQKAYALEEA, encoded by the coding sequence GTGCATTCTACTACTAACCTATCTTTTAAAGAAACCTTCTTTATTGGCCTGATGCTCTTCGCTATTTTCTTTGGCGCGGGCAACCTTATTTTTCCGCTGTCGCTGGGCCAGGCCGCCGGCGAAAACCTGGTGCCTGCTATTGTGGGCTTTCTGCTGACAGGTGTCGGGCTTCCGCTGCTCGGTGTTATCGCCATCGGAATCTCCAAAAATGAAGATGTAGCCTCTATTTCCGCCAAGGTGCACCCTGTCTTCGGCCTGCTGTTTCCGGTGGTTATTTACCTGACCCTGGGTCCCCTGTTTGCCGTGCCAAGAACCGGGACAGTATCCTACGAAATCGGCATTGTGCCCTTCCTGCCCGAAGCGTTGCGGACATCCGCCTGGGGGATGGCGCTATACTCAGTAGTATTCTTCACCATTACGTACCTGCTTGCCCTGAATCCCAGCAAAATAGTGGATCGCATCGGCAAGATACTGACCCCGGTGCTGCTGCTGATTCTTTTCGTGCTACTGACAAAAAGCGTGGCTGATCCGCTCGGCAGTACCCAGCTGCCGGTGGGCTTATATGAAAGCGCGCCTTTCTTTAAAGGGTTTCAGGAGGGATATTTAACCATGGATACCATCGGCTCCTTTGTGTTTGGCCTGATTGTGATAAATACGATACGCGCTAAAGGGGTGGAGAGCACCCGGCAGATAGCCAAAGTAACCGCTACGGCAGGCTTTGTAGCCGCCGCAGGCCTGGCCATTGTATACATCGGGCTGGCTTATACGGGCGCCACCAGTGTAGAAACGCTCGGGCATTTAGAGAACGGTGGCCTTATCATCACCAATGTATCGAACCTGCACTTCGGCCTTTTGGGGAATATGATCCTGGGCGTTGCCATTACGTTTGCCTGCCTGACCACCAGTATTGGTTTGATCGTGGCCTGTGCCAGCTTCTTTAACACGCTCCGTCCTTCCATCTCTTATAAAACCTACGTGCTGATCCTGACGGCTGTGAGCGCCGTAATCTCCAATGTAGGGCTAACGCAGATCATTTCCTTCTCTATACCGGTGCTGGTGGCCATTTACCCGATCGTTATCGTGCTGATCGCTTTGACCTTGATGGGGTCGGCGCTCAAAAACAGGAACACCGTTTATACCTGGGCTGTTTTGTTTACCGGTATCATCAGTTTGTTTGACGGCATCAAAGCGGCGGGTTTTGAGCTCGGCATCCTTGCTTTTTTGGGGGAGCACCTGCCCTTGTTCAGCCTTGGCATGGGGTGGCTCATACCGGCCATCCTGGGCGGTATCATAGGCTACGGGCTTTCGTTCAGGCAAAAAGCGTATGCGCTGGAAGAAGCATAG
- a CDS encoding universal stress protein: MKSILVPIDYSNNSRNALTYALEIARVTGAELILFHAFYPIMTPPASLDTTDVILALEEGKARSLKDFALATRTEIGLAEGQLEAYQSIPLQAVARMGGSYEMILEAIQKYKADLVVMGMQGGGPWSQALLGSTTISVMQESKVPILAVPENIPYRYFQKVLFATNLSKLPATADLQPLRSFVAAFGAKLQVLHLYRNNLQYATFDPHEALKQLAAKLQDIALDFSFDIQEEVAEGICKYVLEQHADLLVLIPQRHNFMERLLDRSVTGKITAHPQVPLLALPASTLTYNQSITDQEKAANPG; the protein is encoded by the coding sequence ATGAAATCGATATTAGTCCCGATAGATTATTCCAATAACTCCCGAAACGCCCTTACATATGCCCTGGAGATTGCCCGGGTGACAGGCGCTGAGCTCATCCTCTTCCACGCCTTCTACCCGATCATGACGCCACCTGCCAGCCTCGACACAACCGATGTCATACTTGCCCTGGAAGAGGGAAAAGCCCGGTCGCTGAAGGATTTTGCCCTGGCAACCAGGACAGAGATTGGACTAGCGGAAGGGCAGCTGGAGGCATATCAAAGCATCCCGTTGCAGGCGGTAGCCCGTATGGGAGGATCTTATGAGATGATCCTGGAGGCTATACAGAAGTATAAGGCTGATCTGGTGGTAATGGGCATGCAGGGCGGCGGGCCATGGAGCCAGGCCCTGCTGGGCAGCACCACCATCTCCGTGATGCAGGAAAGCAAAGTACCCATCCTAGCCGTTCCGGAGAACATACCGTACAGGTACTTCCAAAAGGTGCTGTTTGCCACCAACCTGAGCAAGCTGCCTGCCACCGCCGACCTGCAGCCGCTGCGCAGCTTCGTGGCCGCTTTTGGAGCCAAGTTGCAGGTGCTGCACCTTTACAGAAATAACCTGCAGTACGCCACTTTCGACCCGCATGAGGCGCTGAAGCAGCTGGCTGCCAAGCTGCAGGACATAGCGCTCGATTTCTCGTTCGATATTCAGGAGGAAGTAGCCGAGGGCATATGCAAGTATGTTTTAGAGCAGCACGCCGACCTGCTGGTGCTTATTCCGCAGCGCCACAACTTTATGGAAAGACTACTGGACCGGAGCGTAACCGGCAAGATCACGGCGCACCCGCAGGTGCCCCTGTTGGCCCTGCCCGCCTCCACCCTCACCTACAACCAAAGTATAACCGACCAGGAGAAGGCTGCAAATCCAGGCTAA
- a CDS encoding c-type cytochrome encodes MIDMTMNAKYFFAAVGIGFILTSCGGQESEYDRYYEQSYRDSVATARANAPEPAPGTRTPTAPKAAAEQPKQHPGAMLIAGSDCTACHNNQQKLVGPAYVDVAEKYEANDKNREYLISKIKEGGAGVWGQVPMPPHPNISNDDAGKMVDYILSLKK; translated from the coding sequence ATGATTGATATGACTATGAACGCGAAGTACTTTTTTGCCGCTGTAGGTATAGGATTTATACTTACCTCCTGCGGTGGCCAGGAATCAGAATATGACCGCTACTACGAGCAGAGCTACCGCGACTCAGTAGCCACAGCCCGGGCAAACGCGCCGGAGCCTGCACCTGGCACCAGAACCCCCACAGCCCCAAAAGCAGCCGCGGAGCAGCCGAAGCAGCACCCGGGTGCTATGCTGATCGCGGGGTCTGACTGTACGGCCTGCCACAACAACCAGCAGAAGCTGGTGGGGCCGGCCTATGTGGACGTAGCCGAGAAATATGAAGCCAACGACAAGAACAGGGAGTACCTGATCAGCAAAATCAAGGAAGGCGGCGCCGGGGTATGGGGCCAGGTGCCCATGCCGCCGCACCCCAACATCAGCAACGACGACGCCGGTAAAATGGTGGATTACATCTTATCCCTGAAAAAATAA
- a CDS encoding NAD(P)-binding domain-containing protein produces MKLRIGIIGAGPSGLAQLRAFKSAEMKGETIPEIVCFEKQADWGGLWNYTWRTGVGKYGEPIHGSMYRYLWSNGPKECLEFADYTFDEHFGRPISSYPPRPVLFDYIQGRVEKDNVRDYIRFNTTARWVEYKEDTQQFSVVLEDLANNKTYTEEFDYLIVASGHFSTPNMPYFEGIEEFPGLVMHAHDFRGADIFKDKDVLLIGSSYSAEDIGVQSYKHGARSVTLSYRSNPIGMDWPEGMKEVPLLTHFEGEVAYFSDGTRERYDAVVMCTGYQHKFPYLPDELRLKTKNCLYPDRIYKGVFFNDLPQLIYLGMQDQYYTFNMFDVQAWYARDVIQGKIQLPGKEERQKDINLWLNKAAANCTHDDEIDFQTEYVRELMHMTDYPEINLDKVATLFKQWLHDKEEDILRYRDKTYTSVMTGTSAEQHHTPWLEEMDDSYERYMQKAPELDRV; encoded by the coding sequence ATGAAGTTAAGAATAGGAATCATCGGAGCCGGCCCCAGCGGCCTGGCGCAGCTACGCGCGTTTAAATCAGCAGAAATGAAAGGTGAGACCATACCGGAAATCGTGTGCTTTGAGAAGCAGGCCGACTGGGGCGGCCTGTGGAACTATACCTGGCGTACCGGTGTGGGCAAGTATGGCGAGCCTATCCACGGCAGCATGTACCGCTACCTTTGGTCTAACGGCCCAAAGGAGTGCCTGGAGTTTGCTGATTATACGTTTGATGAGCACTTTGGAAGGCCTATCTCTTCGTATCCGCCCCGTCCTGTGCTGTTCGACTACATCCAGGGCCGCGTAGAAAAGGACAATGTGCGCGACTACATCCGCTTTAACACCACCGCCCGCTGGGTAGAGTACAAGGAAGACACGCAGCAGTTCTCGGTCGTGCTGGAAGACCTTGCCAACAACAAGACCTATACCGAAGAATTTGATTACCTAATCGTTGCCTCCGGCCACTTCTCCACTCCTAACATGCCGTACTTCGAAGGAATTGAGGAGTTTCCGGGCCTGGTGATGCACGCGCACGACTTCCGCGGGGCCGATATTTTCAAAGACAAGGACGTGTTGCTTATCGGCAGCAGCTACTCGGCCGAGGACATTGGCGTGCAGAGCTACAAGCACGGCGCCCGGTCTGTTACCCTGAGCTACCGCAGCAACCCCATCGGTATGGATTGGCCCGAGGGCATGAAGGAAGTCCCCCTGCTCACCCACTTCGAGGGAGAGGTAGCTTACTTCAGCGATGGCACCCGGGAGCGCTACGATGCGGTGGTGATGTGCACCGGTTACCAACACAAGTTCCCCTACCTGCCCGACGAGCTGCGCCTGAAGACAAAAAACTGCCTCTACCCGGACAGGATCTACAAGGGCGTCTTTTTCAACGACCTGCCCCAACTCATTTACCTGGGCATGCAGGACCAGTACTATACCTTCAACATGTTTGATGTGCAGGCCTGGTACGCGCGCGACGTCATCCAGGGGAAGATCCAGCTGCCGGGCAAAGAAGAAAGGCAAAAAGATATAAACCTGTGGCTCAACAAGGCCGCAGCAAACTGCACCCACGACGATGAGATCGATTTTCAGACCGAGTACGTACGGGAACTGATGCACATGACCGATTACCCGGAGATTAACCTGGACAAGGTAGCAACCCTTTTCAAGCAGTGGCTCCATGACAAGGAAGAGGATATTCTCCGCTACCGCGACAAGACCTACACCTCGGTGATGACCGGCACCAGTGCCGAACAGCACCACACCCCCTGGCTTGAGGAAATGGACGACAGCTATGAGCGTTACATGCAGAAAGCTCCAGAGCTGGACCGGGTATAG
- a CDS encoding STAS/SEC14 domain-containing protein: MIQELRNPFGRVYLTINTNSKNRWVHVNWMGYLTEENIKTGAAAYTKALSEAGYSCVLNDTRLLIGSWDHSMNWVVNEWAPRAARAGLKNFAMVTTPETFGGSSAEKFYSNLKAFEVRVFDDMGKAQEWLRQYSLA; this comes from the coding sequence ATGATACAAGAGCTTCGAAACCCTTTTGGCCGGGTATACCTTACCATCAATACCAATAGCAAGAACAGGTGGGTGCATGTAAACTGGATGGGCTACCTAACGGAGGAAAATATTAAAACCGGGGCCGCTGCTTATACAAAGGCCCTTTCGGAGGCCGGATACAGCTGCGTGCTGAACGACACCCGCCTGCTTATCGGCAGCTGGGACCACTCCATGAACTGGGTCGTAAATGAGTGGGCGCCACGGGCGGCACGCGCCGGCTTGAAAAACTTTGCCATGGTAACCACGCCGGAAACCTTTGGCGGCTCCTCAGCAGAAAAGTTCTATAGCAACCTGAAAGCCTTTGAGGTCCGGGTTTTTGATGACATGGGCAAAGCGCAGGAGTGGCTACGGCAGTACTCGCTGGCGTAA
- a CDS encoding M20/M25/M40 family metallo-hydrolase codes for MKRKVYAFAFFLLLSGNLAQAQVKDPVVESIVKEANENSQLEVLAHELLDGIGPRLVGTPEMQKAHDWAVAKYKSWGIEARNEKWGEWRGWQRGTTHVDMVHPRVQSLEATQLAWSPSTKSKGVTAEVIVLPEVQDSVAFQRWLPNAKGKIVMISMMQPTGRPDYNWEEFATKQSLEKMKQHRDSLNDAWSERMKTIGYNGRTLPAALEQAGAVGVVTSNWSRGFGVNKIFGAYTKKIPSIDMALEDYGMLYRLAESGSKPQIRIQADSKNLKNAPTFNTIAEIKGTEKPEEYVILSAHFDSWDGGTGATDNGTGTIVMMEAMRILKKMYPNPKRTILAGHWGSEEQGLNGSRAFVADHPEIVKNTQAVFNQDNGTGRVANISGQGFLHAYDFLGRWLSAAPNEITSSIETHFPGFPGGGGSDHASFVAAGAPAFMLSSLSWSYGTYTWHTNRDTYDKIVFDDVRSNAILVAILAYKASEDPNLSNRERIILPIDQRTGEQRTWPALREPTRKGGLD; via the coding sequence ATGAAAAGAAAAGTTTACGCTTTCGCCTTTTTCCTGCTCCTGAGCGGCAACCTGGCGCAGGCACAGGTGAAGGACCCCGTAGTGGAGAGCATTGTGAAGGAGGCGAACGAGAACTCACAGTTGGAGGTGCTCGCACATGAGCTACTGGACGGGATCGGCCCGCGCCTGGTAGGCACCCCCGAGATGCAGAAAGCGCACGACTGGGCGGTGGCAAAGTATAAAAGCTGGGGCATTGAAGCCCGCAACGAAAAGTGGGGTGAGTGGCGCGGCTGGCAGCGCGGCACCACGCACGTAGACATGGTGCACCCTCGGGTGCAGTCGCTGGAAGCGACGCAACTGGCCTGGAGCCCCAGCACGAAAAGCAAAGGCGTTACCGCCGAGGTGATCGTACTTCCTGAAGTGCAGGACTCCGTAGCTTTCCAGCGATGGCTGCCAAATGCTAAAGGCAAGATCGTGATGATCTCGATGATGCAGCCGACCGGCAGACCGGACTATAACTGGGAAGAATTCGCTACCAAGCAATCGCTGGAGAAGATGAAGCAGCACCGCGACTCGCTGAACGATGCCTGGAGTGAGCGCATGAAGACGATCGGTTACAACGGCCGCACACTTCCTGCTGCCCTGGAGCAGGCCGGTGCCGTGGGGGTGGTTACCTCCAACTGGTCGCGCGGCTTTGGCGTGAACAAGATTTTCGGCGCCTATACCAAGAAGATCCCAAGCATTGATATGGCCCTGGAGGATTACGGCATGCTGTACCGTCTGGCGGAATCTGGCAGCAAGCCACAAATCAGGATTCAGGCTGATTCCAAAAACCTGAAGAACGCTCCCACCTTTAACACCATCGCCGAGATCAAAGGTACCGAGAAGCCGGAGGAGTACGTGATACTCTCTGCGCACTTCGACTCCTGGGATGGCGGCACCGGCGCAACGGACAACGGCACCGGCACGATTGTGATGATGGAGGCCATGCGCATCCTCAAGAAAATGTACCCCAACCCGAAGCGTACCATCCTGGCCGGCCATTGGGGCAGCGAGGAGCAGGGCCTGAACGGCTCGCGTGCCTTTGTGGCCGATCATCCGGAGATCGTGAAGAACACGCAGGCCGTGTTTAACCAGGACAACGGTACGGGCCGCGTGGCCAACATCTCGGGCCAGGGCTTCCTGCACGCCTACGACTTTTTGGGCCGCTGGCTGAGCGCCGCCCCAAATGAGATCACCAGCTCGATTGAGACGCATTTCCCGGGCTTCCCGGGCGGTGGCGGCTCCGACCACGCCTCTTTTGTGGCAGCTGGCGCTCCGGCCTTCATGCTGAGCTCGCTTAGCTGGTCCTACGGCACGTACACCTGGCATACCAACCGCGACACCTATGACAAGATCGTGTTTGATGATGTGCGCAGCAACGCCATCCTGGTGGCCATACTTGCCTACAAAGCCAGCGAAGACCCTAACCTGTCGAACCGTGAGCGCATCATCCTGCCCATCGACCAAAGAACAGGTGAGCAAAGAACCTGGCCGGCCCTGCGAGAGCCTACCCGCAAAGGCGGTCTGGACTAA
- the hutU gene encoding urocanate hydratase — translation MNSSAATATSPRAGLTAEQFIQQYANHPTYIPPRGPELHCKNWQAEAALRMFLNNLTDEVAEAPADLVVYGGTGQAARTPEDARKIIKVLLELEEDESLLVQSGKPVGKVRTHAEAPRVLIANSNLVPHWATWEYFNDLRKRGLIMYGQMTAGSWIYIGSQGILQGTYETFAACGDKYFNSDLRHKLLVTGGLGGMGGAQPLAATIAGATFLGVDVDPDRIKKRLETRYIDKMTYDYEEAKAWVLEAKERGEAISVGLVGDIGDVLERLLADNITPDILTDQTSAHDPINGYVPNGLSLQEAKELRQQDPAKYKELSLKSMARHVGFMLELQKRGSKTFDYGNNLREFAQQGGEANAFNIPGFVPEYIRPLFCEGKGPFRWAALSGDPEDIRVTDEALKELFPENTHMIKWLDEAQEKVAFQGLPCRICWLGMGEREKAGLLFNQLVREGKVKAPIVIGRDHLDCGSVASPYRETEGMKDGSDAISDWPLLNLMSNTAGGATWVSFHHGGGVGIGYSQHAGMVILADGTDRAERCLRRVLHNDPAMGIFRHADAGYETAQENAKKFGLEL, via the coding sequence ATGAATTCATCCGCTGCCACAGCAACCTCACCAAGAGCCGGCCTCACCGCTGAGCAATTTATACAGCAATACGCCAACCACCCGACCTACATTCCCCCGCGTGGGCCGGAGCTTCACTGCAAGAACTGGCAGGCAGAGGCGGCGCTGCGCATGTTCCTCAACAACCTGACCGACGAGGTAGCCGAAGCCCCAGCCGACCTGGTGGTATACGGCGGCACCGGCCAGGCGGCGCGTACGCCGGAGGATGCCCGCAAGATCATCAAAGTACTGCTGGAGCTGGAGGAGGACGAGAGCCTGCTGGTGCAGTCGGGTAAGCCGGTAGGCAAGGTGCGTACGCACGCCGAGGCACCGCGCGTGCTCATCGCCAACTCTAACCTGGTGCCGCATTGGGCCACCTGGGAGTACTTTAACGACTTGCGCAAGCGCGGCCTGATCATGTACGGACAGATGACGGCGGGCAGCTGGATCTACATCGGCTCGCAGGGCATCCTTCAGGGAACCTACGAGACCTTCGCTGCCTGCGGCGATAAGTACTTTAACAGCGACCTGCGCCACAAGCTGCTCGTGACGGGCGGCTTAGGGGGCATGGGCGGTGCTCAACCACTGGCAGCCACCATAGCCGGGGCCACTTTTTTAGGAGTAGACGTAGACCCGGACCGCATCAAAAAGCGCCTGGAGACCCGCTACATCGACAAAATGACCTATGATTATGAGGAGGCAAAAGCCTGGGTGCTGGAGGCGAAAGAGCGCGGCGAAGCAATCTCTGTTGGCCTGGTAGGGGATATCGGCGATGTGCTGGAACGCCTGCTTGCTGACAACATCACACCGGACATTCTCACCGACCAGACCTCTGCCCACGATCCGATCAACGGCTATGTGCCGAACGGGTTAAGCCTGCAGGAGGCAAAGGAGCTGCGCCAGCAGGACCCGGCCAAGTATAAAGAGCTGTCGCTGAAAAGTATGGCCCGCCACGTGGGCTTTATGCTGGAACTGCAAAAGCGTGGCAGCAAAACCTTCGACTACGGCAACAACCTGCGCGAGTTCGCCCAGCAGGGCGGCGAGGCAAATGCCTTCAACATACCAGGCTTTGTGCCGGAATACATCCGTCCGCTCTTTTGCGAGGGCAAAGGGCCGTTCCGCTGGGCTGCCCTTTCCGGTGACCCGGAGGATATTCGCGTAACCGACGAGGCCCTGAAGGAGCTGTTCCCGGAAAACACACACATGATCAAGTGGCTGGACGAGGCGCAGGAGAAGGTGGCCTTCCAGGGACTGCCGTGCCGCATTTGCTGGCTGGGCATGGGTGAGCGCGAGAAAGCGGGCCTGCTCTTTAACCAACTGGTGCGTGAAGGCAAGGTAAAAGCACCGATCGTCATTGGCCGCGACCACCTCGACTGCGGTTCCGTGGCCTCTCCGTACCGCGAAACAGAAGGTATGAAAGACGGCTCTGATGCTATCTCCGATTGGCCGCTGCTGAACCTGATGTCCAACACGGCCGGTGGGGCTACCTGGGTGTCGTTCCACCACGGCGGTGGCGTGGGCATCGGCTACTCGCAGCACGCAGGCATGGTGATACTTGCCGACGGCACCGACCGTGCCGAGCGCTGTCTGCGCCGCGTGCTCCACAACGACCCGGCCATGGGCATCTTCCGCCACGCCGACGCCGGTTACGAAACAGCGCAGGAGAATGCCAAGAAGTTTGGGCTGGAACTGTAA
- a CDS encoding zinc-dependent metalloprotease gives MTSPFTRTLWLLLLLPLLTTGMAVAQKLPGIASKTAGMQKFPGYFTFYYDDASGKVWLEVDKLNQEFLYVNSLPSGLGSNDIGLDRGQLGGERIVYFEKIGPKVMLVQPNLAYRAITENKNETRAVEESFAKSILWGFKAEAEDGGRVLVDATDFLLRDAHDVVGSIKRTKQGTYKLDASRSAVYLPRTRNFPQNTEFEATLTFTGGEDAGRYVREVAPDVQALTLRQHHSFIELPDNNYTPREADPRAGFFGISYFDYATPVDENIEKRFIARHRLQKKNPAAKVSEAVEPIVYYVDNGAPEPIRTALLEGARWWNQAFEAAGYKDAFRVEVLPEGADPMDVRYNIIQWVHRSTRGWSYGASVVDPRTGEIIKGHVSLGSLRVRQDYLIAEGLLAPYEEGKPTSNAMMEMALARIRQLSAHELGHTLGIMHNYAANNNASVMDYPHPQAKLDRAGNIDLSKAYGTGIGEWDKLAVAYGYQDFPKGTHEKQALDELLAQGIARGLTFISDRDARAAGGAHPTAHLWDNGDNATDELLNVLKIREKALQNFSEKNIKPGAPMSTLEDVLVPIYNFHRYQTEAAAKLIGGVEYTYAVRGDKQVVTQVLDKREQQKALDALLKTISPEVLTLPENIIALIPPRAPGLRNSRELFAKRTGLTFDPLAAAQASADFSVSFLLHPERASRLVELGARTNSLSLQDVTKQVLETTWKSRRQNGLAAQVQLQTEQVVLTHLLALAQNDDASYQARAIATAALNNIKQHATSQARRTRDDGYKAHLEFALARIENPEEIKPTKAQDLPPGAPIGSGEYMGCE, from the coding sequence ATGACATCACCCTTTACCAGAACCCTCTGGCTACTGCTTCTGCTGCCCTTACTCACAACAGGTATGGCGGTGGCCCAGAAGCTCCCAGGCATTGCCTCTAAAACCGCGGGCATGCAGAAATTCCCCGGCTACTTTACCTTTTACTATGATGATGCCTCGGGCAAAGTATGGCTGGAGGTAGACAAGCTGAACCAGGAATTCCTGTACGTGAACTCCCTCCCCTCCGGCCTCGGCTCCAACGACATTGGCCTGGACCGCGGCCAGCTCGGCGGGGAAAGGATAGTATACTTTGAGAAGATAGGCCCAAAGGTGATGCTCGTGCAGCCCAACCTCGCTTACCGCGCCATCACAGAAAACAAAAACGAGACCCGCGCCGTGGAGGAGTCCTTTGCCAAGTCTATCCTTTGGGGGTTCAAAGCCGAGGCTGAGGATGGAGGAAGGGTATTGGTGGACGCCACCGATTTCCTGCTCCGCGACGCCCACGACGTAGTAGGAAGTATAAAACGCACCAAGCAAGGCACCTATAAGCTCGACGCCAGCCGCTCGGCCGTTTACCTGCCCCGCACCAGGAACTTCCCACAGAACACCGAGTTTGAGGCCACGCTCACCTTTACCGGAGGCGAGGATGCCGGCCGTTATGTGCGCGAGGTAGCGCCGGATGTGCAGGCCCTCACGCTACGCCAGCACCACTCCTTCATTGAGCTGCCCGACAACAACTATACGCCGCGAGAGGCCGATCCGCGTGCCGGCTTCTTCGGCATCTCCTACTTCGATTATGCCACACCAGTGGATGAGAACATCGAAAAGCGCTTCATCGCCCGCCACCGCCTGCAGAAAAAGAACCCTGCGGCCAAGGTATCAGAGGCTGTGGAGCCGATCGTATACTACGTAGATAACGGCGCGCCGGAGCCTATCCGCACTGCCCTGCTGGAGGGAGCCCGCTGGTGGAACCAGGCTTTTGAGGCTGCCGGATACAAGGACGCTTTCCGGGTGGAGGTTTTGCCGGAGGGTGCCGACCCGATGGACGTGCGCTACAACATCATCCAGTGGGTGCACCGCAGCACGCGCGGCTGGTCCTACGGCGCCTCAGTGGTAGACCCGCGCACCGGCGAGATCATCAAGGGGCACGTATCGCTGGGCTCCCTGCGCGTGCGCCAGGACTACCTGATAGCAGAAGGTTTGCTGGCGCCTTACGAGGAGGGCAAGCCGACAAGCAATGCGATGATGGAGATGGCGCTGGCGCGTATCCGGCAGCTATCGGCGCACGAGCTGGGCCATACGCTGGGCATCATGCACAACTACGCCGCCAACAACAATGCCTCCGTCATGGATTACCCGCACCCGCAAGCCAAGCTGGACCGCGCCGGCAACATCGACCTGAGCAAGGCCTACGGTACAGGTATAGGCGAATGGGACAAGCTGGCTGTGGCCTACGGCTATCAGGACTTCCCGAAAGGCACCCATGAAAAGCAGGCGCTGGATGAGCTGCTGGCACAGGGTATAGCCCGTGGCCTCACCTTCATCTCTGACCGCGACGCCCGCGCAGCTGGCGGGGCACACCCTACCGCCCATCTCTGGGACAACGGCGACAATGCCACAGACGAACTGCTTAATGTGCTGAAAATACGCGAGAAGGCCCTGCAGAATTTCTCTGAGAAGAACATCAAACCCGGCGCTCCCATGAGCACGCTGGAGGACGTACTGGTACCCATCTACAACTTCCACCGCTACCAGACAGAGGCAGCAGCCAAACTGATTGGCGGTGTAGAGTATACCTATGCCGTGCGTGGCGACAAACAAGTGGTGACGCAGGTGCTGGACAAAAGGGAGCAGCAAAAGGCGCTGGACGCCCTGCTGAAGACGATCTCACCGGAGGTGCTCACCCTGCCGGAGAACATCATTGCTCTTATTCCACCGCGGGCGCCGGGGCTCCGCAACAGCCGCGAACTGTTTGCCAAGCGCACCGGCCTCACCTTCGACCCACTGGCAGCCGCCCAGGCTTCGGCCGATTTTTCTGTATCATTCCTGCTGCACCCGGAGCGCGCCTCGCGTTTGGTGGAGCTGGGGGCCCGCACCAACAGCCTCAGCCTGCAGGACGTAACAAAGCAGGTGCTCGAAACCACCTGGAAGAGCCGCCGGCAGAATGGGTTGGCGGCACAGGTACAGCTGCAAACCGAGCAGGTGGTACTCACCCACCTGCTGGCGCTGGCCCAGAATGACGATGCCTCCTATCAGGCACGTGCCATAGCTACTGCTGCCTTGAACAATATCAAACAGCACGCCACCAGCCAGGCCAGGCGCACCCGCGACGACGGGTATAAGGCCCACCTGGAATTTGCCTTGGCCAGAATAGAGAATCCGGAGGAGATCAAACCAACCAAAGCACAAGACCTGCCGCCTGGTGCCCCTATCGGAAGCGGGGAGTATATGGGGTGTGAATAG
- a CDS encoding class I SAM-dependent methyltransferase, translated as MFHLPLSSAPAQFGNIDIYLFDQLLKGRIQKGMRLLDAGCGTGRNIQYLLQTGVKVYGADASEEAIAKVRAMASELAPTLSPKNFVVADLAQLPFAEEMFEVVLCSAVLHFARDEAHFRSMVQELWRVLQPGGMLFCRLGTSIGLEGKLQQVEPGKYKMAHGPVWFLADESLLRELIHTLRAEMLEPLKTVLVEQERSMTTLVLRKKGRDF; from the coding sequence ATGTTTCACCTGCCCCTTTCCTCCGCCCCTGCCCAATTCGGCAACATCGATATCTACCTCTTCGACCAGTTGCTGAAAGGCCGTATCCAAAAAGGCATGAGACTGCTGGACGCGGGCTGCGGGACCGGCCGGAACATACAGTACCTGCTGCAGACCGGGGTAAAAGTATACGGTGCCGATGCCTCCGAAGAAGCTATTGCAAAGGTACGCGCGATGGCGTCGGAACTTGCTCCTACCCTATCGCCGAAGAACTTTGTAGTGGCAGACCTGGCACAATTGCCTTTTGCGGAAGAGATGTTTGAGGTAGTGCTGTGCAGCGCCGTACTGCACTTTGCCCGTGATGAAGCCCATTTCAGAAGTATGGTGCAGGAGCTGTGGCGGGTGCTGCAGCCAGGAGGCATGCTGTTCTGCCGCCTCGGCACCTCCATCGGCCTGGAAGGTAAGCTGCAACAGGTAGAACCGGGGAAGTATAAAATGGCGCACGGGCCGGTCTGGTTTCTGGCAGATGAGTCGCTGCTGCGGGAACTGATTCATACTTTAAGGGCGGAGATGCTGGAGCCGCTGAAAACCGTGCTGGTGGAGCAGGAACGAAGTATGACGACGCTGGTGCTGCGTAAAAAGGGCCGGGATTTTTAA